From Echinicola jeungdonensis, the proteins below share one genomic window:
- the truA gene encoding tRNA pseudouridine(38-40) synthase TruA, translating into METQQYRYFLELAYKGTAYHGWQIQANANSVQEEINKALSTILRAPIETMGSGRTDTGVHGKQQFLHFDFPEILDKGVFLKKVNAVLPKDIAIYDLLEVIPEAHARFDAIWRSYEYHISLQKNPFEEELSWLCFYQLDIERMNEAAQLLLLHKDFECFSKVQTEVNHFQCEIKRAIWEQKGHHLIFHITANRFLRGMVRAIVGTLVEVGTGKLDLDGFKKVLTSKDRRLAGSAAPAHGLFLSFVQYPATIFKGKKSF; encoded by the coding sequence ATGGAAACACAACAATACAGGTATTTTCTGGAATTGGCCTATAAGGGGACAGCCTATCATGGATGGCAGATCCAGGCCAATGCAAATTCGGTTCAGGAAGAAATCAATAAGGCATTAAGTACCATACTAAGGGCTCCAATTGAAACAATGGGGAGTGGGAGAACGGATACAGGAGTTCACGGAAAACAACAATTTCTTCACTTTGATTTTCCGGAAATTTTGGATAAGGGGGTATTTCTAAAAAAAGTAAATGCTGTCCTTCCAAAAGATATTGCTATTTATGACCTATTAGAAGTAATTCCAGAAGCCCATGCCCGATTTGATGCCATATGGAGAAGTTATGAATATCACATCTCTTTGCAAAAAAATCCGTTTGAAGAAGAACTGTCTTGGTTGTGTTTTTACCAATTGGATATTGAAAGAATGAACGAAGCTGCCCAATTATTGCTATTGCATAAGGATTTTGAATGTTTCAGCAAAGTTCAAACGGAAGTGAATCATTTCCAATGTGAAATAAAAAGGGCAATTTGGGAACAAAAAGGCCATCATTTGATTTTCCATATTACGGCCAACCGTTTTTTAAGGGGAATGGTCAGGGCCATAGTTGGCACGCTGGTGGAAGTGGGTACCGGAAAGCTTGATTTAGATGGATTTAAAAAAGTTTTGACCAGCAAAGACAGGAGATTGGCTGGATCTGCTGCTCCCGCCCATGGATTATTTCTAAGTTTTGTCCAATATCCTGCAACTATATTTAAAGGAAAGAAATCGTTTTGA
- a CDS encoding ABC transporter ATP-binding protein, which produces MSLDKENIKSGDIIDTHVLRKLYQFVKPYKGRFYFLILLTIALAILAPSRPYFIQIAIDDYVALGDQEGLVKIIYLLVGLLVLQALVQWAHTFLSGWIGQVIIRDIRIKLYRHLLKMRLKFFDNTPIGRLVTRNISDIETLSNVFSEGLAAIIGDLLQLVTILGVMFYVNWKLTLVSLSTLPLLIISTYIFKEKVKVSFNDVRNAVSNLNSFLQEHITGMSIVQIFNREKREYEKFEAINRDHKKANIRSVLYYSIYYPVAEIIQAIGIGLVVWYGATGVFGLDLKVGVLISFIMYLQMFFRPVRMLADRFNTLQMGVVSSSRLFKIMDNDEHIPNEGKLQPEKIKGNIALKNVWFAYNGDEWVLRDINFKVKHGETVALVGATGAGKSSIINLISRFYDINKGVINIDGEDIRDYELSTLRKHIGVVLQDVFLFSDSIYYNITLGNKDISREQVMEAAELVGAKKFIERLPGGLDYNVMERGATLSVGQRQLISFVRAMVYNPEILILDEATSSVDTETEELIQDAIDKMMRGRTSIVIAHRLSTIQKANNIILLHKGEVKEMGTHEELLDKEGYYSQLHQMQKKSMVS; this is translated from the coding sequence TTGAGTCTGGATAAAGAAAATATCAAAAGTGGGGATATCATTGATACCCATGTTTTACGCAAACTATATCAATTTGTAAAGCCCTATAAGGGGAGGTTTTACTTTTTGATATTATTGACCATAGCATTGGCAATATTGGCACCCAGTAGGCCTTATTTTATCCAAATTGCCATAGATGATTATGTAGCTCTTGGAGATCAGGAAGGATTGGTGAAGATTATTTATTTATTGGTGGGGTTGTTGGTCCTCCAGGCTTTGGTCCAATGGGCACATACTTTTTTGTCCGGCTGGATAGGACAGGTAATTATCAGGGATATCAGGATAAAACTATATAGGCATCTTCTGAAGATGCGCTTGAAATTTTTTGATAATACTCCAATTGGCCGATTGGTGACCAGAAATATTTCCGATATTGAAACCCTTTCCAATGTTTTCAGTGAAGGGCTTGCCGCCATTATTGGGGATTTGCTTCAATTGGTGACCATATTGGGAGTAATGTTTTATGTGAACTGGAAACTTACGCTGGTAAGTTTGAGCACCCTTCCACTTTTGATCATTTCCACTTATATATTCAAAGAAAAAGTAAAGGTCTCTTTCAATGATGTCCGAAACGCTGTTTCCAATCTAAATTCCTTTTTGCAGGAACATATCACTGGGATGAGCATTGTTCAGATTTTTAACAGGGAAAAACGGGAGTATGAGAAATTTGAAGCCATCAACCGGGACCATAAAAAGGCTAACATTAGATCCGTTTTATATTATTCCATTTATTATCCAGTAGCAGAAATCATTCAGGCCATTGGCATTGGGTTGGTTGTTTGGTACGGGGCCACCGGGGTGTTTGGTCTGGATCTTAAAGTAGGGGTTTTGATTTCCTTTATCATGTACCTGCAGATGTTTTTCCGTCCAGTGCGAATGCTTGCAGACCGCTTTAATACACTTCAAATGGGTGTAGTGAGTTCCTCCAGATTATTTAAAATAATGGATAATGATGAGCATATTCCCAATGAAGGAAAGTTGCAACCTGAAAAAATTAAGGGAAATATTGCCCTTAAAAATGTTTGGTTTGCCTACAATGGTGATGAGTGGGTATTGAGGGATATTAATTTTAAAGTAAAACATGGGGAAACTGTTGCCTTGGTAGGGGCAACAGGTGCAGGAAAGTCCTCAATTATTAACCTGATCAGCCGTTTTTATGATATTAATAAAGGAGTCATCAATATTGACGGGGAGGATATCCGTGATTATGAGTTAAGTACTTTGAGAAAGCACATCGGTGTGGTCCTGCAGGATGTCTTTCTTTTTTCCGACTCCATTTACTACAACATTACCCTGGGTAATAAAGATATCAGCCGGGAACAGGTTATGGAGGCAGCTGAGCTGGTAGGTGCCAAAAAATTTATTGAGAGGTTACCCGGAGGGCTTGATTATAATGTAATGGAAAGAGGGGCTACCCTATCGGTTGGGCAGCGTCAATTAATATCCTTTGTCAGGGCCATGGTATATAATCCTGAAATATTGATTTTGGATGAAGCCACTTCTTCCGTAGATACAGAAACCGAGGAATTGATCCAGGATGCCATCGATAAAATGATGAGGGGAAGGACCTCTATAGTCATCGCCCATAGACTGAGTACTATTCAAAAAGCCAATAACATCATTTTACTCCATAAAGGAGAGGTTAAAGAAATGGGAACCCATGAAGAATTGTTGGATAAAGAGGGGTATTATTCCCAGTTACATCAAATGCAAAAAAAGTCCATGGTGAGCTAA